The following proteins are encoded in a genomic region of Micrococcaceae bacterium Sec5.8:
- a CDS encoding NmrA family NAD(P)-binding protein yields MADEVILVTGATGNVGRVVVEHLLTAGRSVRAAGRSAESVRRMFGQRVDAVAFDFADESTFPGTFDGVHGMFLLRPPQLGKPKTQIIPALEYARACGVEQMVFLSIQGAEKNKAVPHAAIEAWLRGSGVAWTFVRASFFHQNLATTHVSDIRDRDELVVPAGRGGTAFVDCEDVGAVSAAALLNPAAHRNTAWTVTGNEALTYGQVAQILADELGRPIRYARPGIFRYLGHARRTLGMTWAMAFITAAIYTSARLGLAGGLSDSVRQVLGRDPISFAEFAHRERGTWQPTPPPVR; encoded by the coding sequence ATGGCGGATGAGGTGATCCTGGTGACCGGGGCCACGGGTAATGTCGGGCGGGTCGTGGTGGAACACTTGCTCACCGCCGGCCGGAGCGTCCGTGCGGCCGGCCGCAGTGCCGAATCGGTGCGCCGGATGTTCGGGCAGCGGGTGGACGCCGTTGCCTTCGATTTCGCGGACGAGAGCACCTTCCCTGGCACGTTCGACGGGGTCCACGGAATGTTTCTGTTGCGCCCGCCGCAGCTGGGCAAGCCAAAGACGCAGATCATCCCTGCCCTGGAGTACGCCCGTGCCTGCGGGGTCGAGCAGATGGTGTTCCTTTCCATCCAGGGTGCGGAGAAGAACAAAGCCGTCCCGCACGCCGCCATCGAAGCGTGGCTCCGCGGCTCCGGTGTTGCCTGGACCTTCGTGCGGGCGTCCTTCTTCCACCAAAACCTTGCCACCACCCACGTGAGTGATATCCGCGACCGTGACGAACTCGTGGTTCCCGCCGGCCGGGGCGGCACCGCGTTCGTTGACTGCGAGGACGTCGGCGCCGTCAGCGCCGCAGCACTGCTGAATCCCGCCGCGCACCGCAACACCGCGTGGACCGTGACCGGGAACGAAGCGCTGACCTACGGACAGGTTGCCCAAATCCTGGCAGACGAACTTGGCCGGCCCATCCGGTATGCCCGGCCCGGTATCTTCCGCTACCTCGGGCATGCCCGTCGAACCCTGGGAATGACCTGGGCGATGGCCTTCATCACCGCGGCCATCTACACCTCAGCCCGGCTCGGACTGGCCGGCGGCTTGTCCGATTCGGTGCGCCAAGTCCTGGGCCGGGACCCGATCAGTTTCGCCGAATTCGCCCACCGGGAACGGGGCACCTGGCAACCGACTCCGCCGCCGGTGCGCTGA